A single window of Streptomyces xanthii DNA harbors:
- the ligD gene encoding non-homologous end-joining DNA ligase, translating to MKRDRTRGLRVGAHTVTLHRQDKELLPAGPGANGGPDLTKGDLVAYYREIAPHMLPHLRDRPLMLERLPDGLDGERIMQKNVPAYFPDWIHRFEVAKEGGTVLHALCDDTATLVYLADQAAVTLHRWQSRAPHVDRPDRLVFDLDPPGEDDFEAVRSAARLVHGLLDEVGLASGVMTTGSRGLHVVAVLRGRQTFDEVRDFAKDAADTLAAAHPDDLTTAQRKEDRGERLYLDVQRNGYAQTAVVPYTVRARPGGPVATPLAWSQLDDPDLTARSWTVDNALGQARTDPWAGLARRGRAIGPAARKLAGLRES from the coding sequence ATGAAGCGGGACCGGACGAGAGGCCTGCGGGTGGGCGCCCACACCGTCACCCTGCACCGGCAGGACAAGGAACTGCTGCCGGCCGGACCGGGAGCGAACGGCGGCCCGGACCTGACCAAGGGCGACCTCGTCGCGTACTACCGCGAGATCGCCCCGCACATGCTCCCGCACCTGCGCGACCGCCCCCTGATGCTGGAACGCCTCCCCGACGGCCTCGACGGCGAGCGGATCATGCAGAAGAACGTCCCCGCGTACTTCCCGGACTGGATCCACCGGTTCGAGGTCGCCAAGGAGGGCGGCACCGTCCTGCACGCGCTGTGCGACGACACCGCGACCCTCGTCTACCTCGCGGACCAGGCGGCCGTCACCCTGCACCGCTGGCAGTCCCGGGCACCGCACGTGGACCGCCCGGACCGGCTCGTGTTCGACCTCGATCCGCCGGGGGAGGACGACTTCGAGGCCGTCCGCTCCGCCGCCCGCCTCGTGCACGGTCTTCTGGACGAGGTGGGGCTCGCCTCCGGGGTCATGACGACCGGCTCGCGCGGCCTGCACGTCGTCGCGGTCCTGAGGGGCCGGCAGACCTTCGACGAGGTGCGCGACTTCGCCAAGGACGCCGCCGACACACTGGCCGCCGCCCACCCCGACGACCTCACCACCGCCCAGCGCAAGGAGGACCGGGGTGAGCGCCTCTACCTCGACGTGCAGCGCAACGGGTACGCGCAGACCGCCGTGGTCCCGTACACGGTGCGGGCGAGGCCGGGCGGCCCGGTCGCCACGCCCCTCGCGTGGAGCCAGCTCGACGACCCGGACCTGACGGCCCGGAGCTGGACCGTCGACAACGCCCTCGGCCAGGCCCGCACGGACCCGTGGGCCGGTCTGGCCCGCAGGGGGCGGGCGATCGGCCCGGCCGCGCGGAAACTCGCCGGACTGCGCGAGAGTTAG
- a CDS encoding DNA polymerase ligase N-terminal domain-containing protein, producing MTQKDGRDSLRAYRDKRHFDRTSEPRGDQPDRGDQPGRGERKDTTRAEGDEPAFVVQIHDARTMHFDFRLEVDGVLKSWSVPKGPSTDPHDKRLAVPTEDHPLAYQDFEGVIAPGEYGGGTVMVWDRGTYRPTSHDRKDRPVPFAEALDHGHATFELHGDKLHGQYALTRFHSREEREGTSGAKPTWLLVRTGAGRGGGGTPDPRRARSARSGRTLRQIAEAPDAETWDPDGGDTG from the coding sequence GTGACGCAGAAGGACGGCCGCGACAGCCTGCGGGCCTACCGCGACAAGCGGCACTTCGACCGGACCAGCGAACCGCGCGGTGATCAACCGGACCGCGGTGATCAGCCCGGCCGCGGCGAGCGGAAGGACACGACGAGGGCCGAGGGCGACGAGCCGGCGTTCGTGGTGCAGATCCACGACGCGCGCACCATGCACTTCGACTTCCGCCTGGAGGTCGACGGCGTGCTCAAGTCCTGGTCGGTCCCCAAAGGCCCCTCCACCGACCCGCACGACAAGCGGCTCGCCGTCCCCACCGAGGACCACCCGCTCGCCTACCAGGACTTCGAGGGCGTGATCGCCCCCGGCGAGTACGGCGGCGGCACCGTCATGGTCTGGGACCGCGGCACCTACCGCCCCACCAGCCACGACCGGAAGGACCGGCCCGTGCCGTTCGCCGAGGCGCTCGACCACGGCCACGCCACCTTCGAACTGCACGGCGACAAACTGCACGGCCAGTACGCCCTCACCCGCTTCCACAGTCGCGAGGAACGCGAGGGGACGAGCGGCGCGAAACCGACCTGGCTGCTCGTGCGCACCGGAGCCGGGCGCGGAGGTGGCGGCACCCCCGACCCGCGCCGGGCCCGCTCGGCGCGCAGCGGCCGCACCCTGCGCCAGATCGCCGAGGCGCCCGACGCCGAGACCTGGGACCCGGACGGCGGCGACACCGGATGA
- a CDS encoding malonyl-CoA decarboxylase domain-containing protein, whose protein sequence is MERHDGWLLTDLFQVLGRRRAASAPAGDLAAPAVDPPLDPPLDQLLAACEVLMSDVGEASLRAVATRALAAYDALDDDGKRLFFHHVTRTYDADADRVRDAFRRWEEARAAGSRAEQELVRLFDVVEPPRQQLLRRMNHAPDATLALVEMRADLRRLMRHDPELRPLDHDFHHLLTSWFNRGFLRMAEVTGDAPEELHEHLMRGEKVHPMGSGAELRRRIDPEDRAVYAFFHPATGDVPLIFVEVALVRGLPDRIAPLLDPGPALSPADADTAALYSINNALDGLAGVSFGSFLIKQVIEQVGEQLPHLTQFATLSPLPGFRRWLVEQATQDAGLDTLVRELDALDGTAGLAAADAERLRARLLPALARYVAVERLPDGRPLDPVARFHLGNGAAAWQLNWPANDSAEAWRQSYGAMINYRYEPGQLERRHEDFVRRGTVALGGPLRAAFPVPEPRPSAAPHSAAPTSPAPASAASPSVAPRDR, encoded by the coding sequence ATGGAACGTCACGACGGCTGGCTGCTGACCGACCTGTTCCAGGTGCTCGGGCGGCGGCGCGCCGCGTCCGCCCCCGCCGGGGACCTCGCCGCCCCGGCCGTCGACCCACCGCTCGACCCCCCGCTGGACCAGCTGCTCGCCGCATGCGAAGTCCTGATGAGCGATGTCGGCGAGGCCTCCCTGCGCGCGGTCGCGACGCGCGCCCTCGCCGCCTACGACGCCCTCGACGACGACGGCAAGCGGCTTTTCTTCCACCACGTCACCCGGACCTACGACGCCGACGCCGACCGGGTCCGCGACGCCTTCCGCCGCTGGGAGGAGGCCCGCGCCGCCGGATCCCGCGCCGAGCAGGAACTGGTCCGCCTCTTCGACGTGGTCGAACCGCCCCGCCAGCAACTGCTGCGCCGTATGAACCACGCCCCCGACGCCACTCTCGCCCTCGTCGAGATGCGCGCCGACCTGCGCCGCCTGATGCGCCACGACCCGGAACTGCGCCCCCTCGACCACGACTTCCACCACCTGCTCACCTCCTGGTTCAACCGCGGCTTCCTGCGCATGGCGGAGGTCACCGGGGACGCGCCGGAGGAACTGCACGAGCACCTCATGCGCGGTGAGAAGGTCCACCCGATGGGGAGCGGCGCCGAACTGCGCCGCCGCATCGACCCCGAGGACCGCGCCGTCTACGCGTTCTTCCATCCGGCCACCGGGGACGTGCCGCTCATCTTCGTCGAGGTCGCCCTGGTGCGCGGTCTGCCCGACCGGATCGCCCCGCTCCTCGATCCCGGCCCGGCCCTGAGCCCCGCCGACGCCGACACGGCGGCCCTCTACTCGATCAACAACGCCCTGGACGGCCTCGCCGGAGTCTCCTTCGGCAGCTTCCTCATCAAGCAGGTCATCGAGCAGGTGGGTGAACAGCTCCCGCACCTGACGCAGTTCGCGACGCTCTCGCCCCTCCCCGGATTCCGGCGCTGGCTCGTCGAGCAGGCCACACAGGATGCCGGGCTCGACACGCTCGTACGGGAACTGGACGCCCTGGACGGGACGGCGGGCCTCGCCGCGGCGGACGCCGAACGGCTCCGCGCCCGCCTCCTGCCCGCCCTGGCCCGGTACGTCGCCGTCGAGCGGCTCCCCGACGGCCGCCCCCTCGACCCGGTCGCCCGCTTCCACCTGGGTAACGGAGCCGCCGCCTGGCAGTTGAACTGGCCGGCGAACGACTCCGCCGAGGCATGGCGGCAGTCGTACGGCGCGATGATCAACTACCGCTACGAGCCGGGGCAGCTGGAGCGCCGGCACGAGGACTTCGTCCGCCGCGGCACCGTGGCCCTCGGCGGACCGCTCCGCGCCGCCTTCCCCGTCCCCGAGCCCCGTCCGTCCGCCGCACCGCACTCCGCCGCACCGACTTCCCCGGCACCCGCTTCCGCCGCATCACCGTCCGTCGCTCCGCGCGATCGATGA
- a CDS encoding CBS domain-containing protein, with protein sequence MTSQVFTVGYVMTRKVVAVRPGAEFKEIAATMARWKVTALPVIEGEGRVVGVVSEADLILKEEFHDHRPGLVEQVRRREATAKAGADRAADLMTSPAVTVGPDATLPQAARLMATRHVKRLPVVDEHGTIQGIVSRSDLLKVFLRPDAEIADAVRHDVVTPLFPLSHARIGVRVEAGVVTLSGAVTDAALVPLAERLARAVDGVVDVRCRLTSDAQG encoded by the coding sequence ATGACCTCACAGGTGTTCACGGTGGGCTACGTGATGACCCGGAAGGTGGTCGCGGTGCGGCCGGGGGCGGAGTTCAAGGAGATCGCGGCGACGATGGCGCGCTGGAAGGTGACCGCGCTGCCCGTGATCGAGGGCGAGGGCCGGGTCGTCGGGGTGGTGTCCGAGGCCGACCTGATCCTCAAGGAGGAGTTCCACGACCACCGTCCCGGGCTGGTCGAGCAGGTGCGGCGGCGGGAGGCCACGGCGAAGGCGGGCGCCGACCGCGCCGCGGACCTCATGACCTCGCCCGCCGTCACCGTCGGGCCGGACGCCACGCTCCCGCAGGCCGCCCGGCTGATGGCGACGCGGCACGTCAAACGGCTGCCGGTGGTCGACGAGCACGGCACGATCCAGGGCATCGTGAGCCGTTCCGACCTCCTCAAGGTCTTCCTCCGCCCCGACGCCGAAATCGCCGACGCGGTCCGCCACGACGTCGTCACACCCCTGTTCCCGCTCTCGCACGCCCGGATCGGCGTCCGGGTCGAGGCGGGCGTCGTCACGCTCTCCGGCGCCGTGACCGATGCCGCCCTCGTGCCGCTGGCGGAGCGCCTGGCCCGCGCGGTCGACGGGGTCGTGGACGTACGGTGCCGCCTCACCTCCGACGCGCAGGGCTGA
- a CDS encoding GntR family transcriptional regulator, with protein sequence MARVPESQRVRDALENAVVDGHYRPGERLDPARLEEEFGCSRTPIREALQALERSGLVQIRPKQGTYVTELSVSELAERFEVMAELEGMAARLAARSIDQEALEELERALLECERHAAAGDADPYYYANARFHGIVYDSCGNEYLRRQAHALKRALQPYRRLQLRVPDRMRRSLAEHRAIADAVRRGDAETAENAARDHVLVQVKEFSQLVRTWRQLTEPVREAG encoded by the coding sequence ATGGCCCGGGTCCCGGAGTCCCAGCGCGTGCGGGACGCGCTCGAGAACGCTGTCGTCGACGGTCACTACCGTCCCGGCGAGCGGCTGGATCCCGCACGTCTGGAGGAGGAGTTCGGCTGCTCGCGCACCCCGATCCGCGAGGCACTCCAGGCCCTGGAACGCTCGGGGCTCGTGCAGATCCGCCCCAAGCAGGGCACCTACGTCACCGAGCTGAGCGTCTCCGAGCTGGCCGAGCGCTTCGAGGTCATGGCCGAGCTGGAGGGGATGGCGGCGCGGCTCGCCGCCCGGAGCATCGACCAGGAGGCCCTGGAGGAGCTCGAGCGGGCGCTGCTGGAGTGCGAGCGGCACGCGGCGGCCGGTGACGCGGACCCCTACTACTACGCGAACGCCCGGTTCCACGGCATCGTCTACGACTCCTGCGGCAACGAGTACCTGCGGCGGCAGGCCCACGCGCTCAAGCGGGCTCTCCAGCCGTACCGCCGGCTCCAGCTGCGCGTCCCGGACCGGATGCGCCGTTCGCTGGCCGAGCACCGTGCGATCGCCGACGCCGTCCGCCGCGGCGACGCCGAGACGGCGGAGAACGCGGCGCGCGACCACGTCCTGGTCCAGGTCAAGGAGTTCAGCCAACTGGTGCGGACCTGGCGGCAGTTGACGGAACCGGTGCGCGAGGCGGGCTGA
- a CDS encoding endonuclease, which translates to MTRTMNAQRKVLHALLDEHGLTYAAEAGIRLKDTPQPLYRTLVLATLLSTRIRASVGVATARALYDAGLRDPRRMADATWQQRVDALGEGGYRRYDERTATQLGDGARLLLDDCGGDLRRLRERADGDAGALRASLRRTPGLGPTGTEIFLREVQDVWPEFAPYLDNKTLQGAERLGLPKDPAALVRLAGDTPHAELAAALVRAALDRHVAEDCLERAA; encoded by the coding sequence ATGACGCGAACCATGAACGCCCAGCGGAAGGTGCTGCACGCCCTGCTCGACGAGCACGGCCTGACGTACGCCGCCGAAGCGGGCATCCGCCTCAAGGACACCCCGCAGCCGCTGTACCGCACCCTGGTGCTCGCGACGCTGCTCAGCACCCGTATCCGCGCCTCCGTCGGCGTGGCGACAGCGCGCGCCCTGTACGACGCCGGACTGCGCGACCCGCGCCGCATGGCCGACGCCACCTGGCAGCAGCGCGTCGACGCCCTCGGCGAAGGCGGCTACCGCCGCTACGACGAACGAACCGCCACCCAACTCGGCGACGGCGCCCGCCTGTTGCTCGACGACTGCGGCGGAGACCTGCGCAGGCTGCGCGAACGGGCCGACGGCGACGCCGGCGCGCTGCGCGCCTCGCTGCGCCGCACACCGGGCCTCGGCCCCACCGGAACCGAGATCTTCCTGCGCGAAGTGCAGGACGTCTGGCCCGAGTTCGCCCCCTACCTGGACAACAAGACCCTCCAGGGAGCCGAACGCCTCGGCCTCCCCAAGGACCCCGCGGCGCTCGTCCGGCTCGCCGGCGACACGCCGCACGCCGAACTCGCCGCGGCGCTGGTGCGGGCCGCGCTGGACCGGCACGTGGCGGAGGACTGCCTCGAACGGGCCGCCTGA
- a CDS encoding cytochrome P450 yields the protein MFDSTLALLAEGYAWLPDRRRRRDGRPVTGRLLGKKVVALHGPDAVRFFYDERHVVRRGALPGPVLDTLFGRGAVHTLDGARHRARKALFTALLQDRGGLDRLAADLADQWTRARRRWDGLDRLVFFDEAGLLLTRAVCDWSGVPLPDDEAEGTARDLLAMVDGFASVGPRHLRARRARSRQEDRIARLVTEVRDGDRTAPEGSVLRAVADHRDDDGRLLDPHTAAVEILNVLRPTVAVAWFLTFAAHALHRWPEHGKRLADGDAAWARAFAQEVRRFYPFAPFAGGIAAADLRWEGQDIPEGSMVLLDLYGQNHDPDLWPEPYAFDPGRFLGREPGRDELIPQGGGDPAVHHRCPGEDVVLTVLETLVPHLAELPYRVPEQDLRIPLNRVPTAPRSGFVMTPVP from the coding sequence ATGTTCGACAGCACCCTGGCGTTGTTGGCGGAGGGCTACGCGTGGCTGCCCGACCGCCGCCGTCGCCGTGACGGCCGGCCGGTGACCGGCCGCCTCCTGGGCAAGAAGGTCGTGGCGCTGCACGGCCCCGACGCGGTCCGCTTCTTCTACGACGAGCGGCACGTCGTGCGCCGCGGCGCCCTGCCGGGACCGGTCCTCGACACGCTGTTCGGCCGGGGCGCCGTGCACACCCTGGACGGAGCGCGCCACCGGGCCCGAAAGGCCCTGTTCACGGCGCTGCTCCAGGACCGCGGCGGCCTGGACCGCCTCGCGGCCGACCTCGCCGACCAGTGGACCCGGGCACGCCGCCGCTGGGACGGCCTCGACCGGCTGGTCTTCTTCGACGAGGCGGGCCTGCTCCTGACGCGTGCCGTCTGCGACTGGTCCGGCGTGCCGCTCCCGGACGACGAGGCGGAGGGAACGGCCCGCGATCTGCTCGCCATGGTGGACGGTTTCGCCTCGGTCGGCCCCCGGCACCTGCGGGCGCGACGGGCGCGCAGCCGGCAGGAGGACCGGATCGCCCGCCTGGTCACGGAGGTCCGCGACGGTGACCGCACGGCGCCCGAGGGGTCGGTGCTGCGGGCGGTCGCCGATCACCGGGACGACGACGGCCGGCTGCTGGATCCGCACACGGCCGCGGTCGAGATCCTCAACGTGCTCCGGCCGACGGTGGCCGTCGCCTGGTTCCTGACCTTCGCCGCGCACGCCCTGCACCGGTGGCCCGAGCATGGCAAGCGGCTGGCCGACGGCGACGCGGCCTGGGCGCGGGCGTTCGCGCAGGAGGTCCGCCGGTTCTACCCCTTCGCCCCGTTCGCCGGCGGGATCGCTGCCGCCGACCTGCGCTGGGAGGGCCAGGACATCCCCGAGGGCAGCATGGTGCTGCTCGACCTGTACGGGCAGAACCACGACCCGGACCTGTGGCCCGAGCCGTACGCCTTCGATCCCGGCCGCTTCCTCGGCCGCGAGCCCGGACGGGACGAGCTGATCCCGCAGGGCGGTGGCGATCCGGCGGTCCACCACCGGTGCCCGGGCGAGGACGTCGTCCTGACGGTCCTGGAGACCCTGGTCCCGCATCTCGCCGAGCTGCCCTACCGCGTCCCCGAGCAGGATCTGCGCATCCCGCTGAACCGTGTGCCCACGGCGCCGCGCAGCGGGTTCGTGATGACGCCCGTGCCGTAG
- a CDS encoding zinc-dependent alcohol dehydrogenase family protein: MKALVFQGPGEVAWQDAPDPDVQDATDAIVRVDAVTLCGTDLHIVKGHVPDVEPGRILGHEAVGTVVETGADVRTVRPGDRVLISCVSSCGRCRFCRERRYGQCRGGGGWVLGHLIDGTQAEYVRVPFADLSVHPLSNAVDSFDAVLLADIFPTAYEVGVLNGRVRPGDTVVVVGAGPIGLAAIRTARLYSPGRIIAVDLATSRLEAASRMGADAVVGADDGPEELVAELTDGLGADVVMEAVGAPETFEMCTRMVRPGGRVANIGVHGRPVALHLEDLWIKDVTITTGLVDTCSTPMLLSMMTAGRLPTADLVTHRFALGQMEEAYDVFGRAAETGSIKVALGGPRHTEVTAAPLRVGASA, encoded by the coding sequence ATGAAGGCTCTCGTGTTCCAGGGCCCCGGCGAGGTCGCCTGGCAGGACGCACCCGACCCCGACGTCCAGGACGCGACGGACGCGATCGTCCGCGTCGACGCCGTCACCCTGTGCGGAACGGACCTGCACATCGTCAAGGGCCACGTCCCCGATGTGGAGCCCGGCCGGATCCTCGGCCACGAGGCGGTGGGCACGGTGGTGGAGACGGGCGCGGACGTCCGCACCGTCCGTCCGGGGGATCGCGTCCTGATCTCCTGCGTGTCCAGCTGCGGACGCTGCCGGTTCTGCCGCGAGCGGCGCTACGGACAGTGCCGCGGCGGAGGCGGCTGGGTGCTGGGCCACCTCATCGACGGCACCCAGGCCGAGTACGTCCGCGTCCCCTTCGCCGACCTGTCCGTGCACCCCCTGTCGAACGCGGTGGACAGCTTCGACGCCGTGCTTCTCGCGGACATCTTCCCCACCGCGTACGAGGTCGGCGTCCTCAACGGCCGCGTCCGCCCCGGCGACACCGTCGTCGTGGTCGGCGCCGGCCCCATCGGACTCGCCGCGATCCGCACCGCCCGCCTCTACAGCCCCGGCCGGATCATCGCCGTGGACCTGGCCACGTCCCGTCTCGAAGCCGCGAGCCGGATGGGCGCGGACGCCGTCGTCGGCGCCGACGACGGTCCCGAGGAGCTCGTCGCCGAACTGACCGACGGGCTCGGCGCCGACGTCGTCATGGAGGCGGTGGGCGCTCCCGAGACGTTCGAGATGTGCACGCGGATGGTCCGCCCCGGCGGTCGCGTCGCCAACATCGGCGTCCACGGCAGGCCCGTCGCGCTGCACCTCGAAGACCTGTGGATCAAGGACGTCACCATCACCACGGGGCTGGTCGACACGTGCTCGACCCCGATGCTGCTGAGCATGATGACGGCCGGGCGCCTCCCCACGGCGGACCTGGTCACGCACCGCTTCGCGCTCGGGCAGATGGAGGAGGCGTACGACGTCTTCGGCCGGGCGGCGGAGACCGGCTCGATCAAGGTGGCCCTGGGCGGCCCCCGGCACACCGAGGTCACGGCCGCCCCGCTGCGCGTGGGAGCGTCGGCATGA
- a CDS encoding plasmid stabilization protein: protein MPRGANAKRERQYEHIKESAEKRGESTERAEEIAARTVNKERARSGESKTASKVSTQDKKSASQRGGERSHSGAGGPTKDQLYEEARKRGIEGRSSMNKRELARALGR from the coding sequence ATGCCACGAGGTGCCAACGCCAAGCGGGAACGCCAGTACGAGCACATCAAGGAGAGCGCCGAGAAGCGCGGCGAGTCGACCGAGCGGGCCGAGGAGATCGCGGCACGCACGGTCAACAAGGAGCGCGCGCGGTCGGGGGAGTCGAAGACCGCGAGCAAGGTCTCGACGCAGGACAAGAAGTCCGCGTCGCAGCGCGGCGGGGAACGGTCCCACAGCGGCGCCGGAGGCCCGACGAAGGACCAGCTCTACGAGGAGGCCAGGAAGCGCGGCATCGAGGGGCGCTCGTCCATGAACAAGCGGGAACTGGCCAGGGCGCTCGGACGCTGA
- a CDS encoding AMP-binding protein, which yields MAPAFTPVHRSFAEQAGRRPDRALFELPDGRKITYRETADTVARIAARLVADGVTPGDRVAMQVDKSPEAIALYLATLRIGGVFLPLNTAYTGAEMEYFIGDARPRVLVCSPERQADHAHRAGPDLVVETLGTKGDGTLLESEARHDEAVDAAADDPAAILYTSGTTGRSKGAVLTHGNLASNCAALLEAWQFTDRDRLIHALPIFHVHGLFVAANMVLASGASMYYLPKFDADTVVDLLPRATVLMGVPTFYTRLVKHERLTPQACASMRLFVSGSAPLLASDHAAFEARTGHAILERYGMTETGMNTTNPYEGGPRKPGTVGEPLPGTEIRVVDAESGEPLPDGEVGSIEVRGPNVFSGYWQMPEKTAAEFRADGFFITGDLGRVDEDGYLCIVGRGKDLVISGGYNIYPKEIEELLDAHPAVLESAVIGVPHPDFGETVVAVVVPAGGQEPTEAELLRSVAGDLARFKHPRAVRIVDALPRNVMGKVQKAELRKRYQDLFAGPDTLGTDRP from the coding sequence ATGGCACCCGCGTTCACCCCCGTCCACCGGTCCTTCGCCGAGCAGGCCGGACGACGGCCCGACAGGGCGCTCTTCGAGCTGCCCGACGGCCGGAAGATCACCTACCGCGAGACGGCCGACACCGTGGCCCGCATCGCCGCCCGCCTCGTCGCCGACGGCGTCACCCCCGGCGACCGGGTCGCCATGCAGGTGGACAAGTCCCCGGAGGCCATCGCCCTGTACCTGGCGACCCTGCGGATCGGCGGCGTCTTCCTGCCGCTCAACACCGCCTACACCGGCGCCGAGATGGAGTACTTCATCGGCGACGCCCGGCCGCGCGTCCTCGTCTGCTCCCCGGAGCGGCAGGCCGACCACGCCCATCGCGCGGGCCCCGACCTCGTCGTCGAGACCCTCGGCACCAAGGGCGACGGCACCCTCCTGGAAAGCGAGGCCCGGCACGACGAGGCCGTCGACGCCGCCGCCGACGACCCCGCGGCCATCCTCTACACCTCCGGAACCACCGGCCGCTCCAAGGGCGCCGTCCTGACCCACGGCAACCTCGCCTCCAACTGCGCGGCCCTCCTGGAGGCCTGGCAGTTCACCGACCGGGACCGGCTGATCCACGCCCTGCCGATCTTCCACGTCCACGGCCTCTTCGTCGCCGCGAACATGGTGCTCGCGTCCGGCGCCTCCATGTACTACCTCCCGAAGTTCGACGCGGACACGGTCGTCGACCTCCTGCCCCGCGCCACGGTCCTCATGGGCGTACCGACCTTCTACACGCGGCTGGTCAAGCACGAGCGGCTCACCCCGCAGGCCTGCGCGTCGATGCGGCTGTTCGTCTCCGGCTCCGCCCCGCTGCTCGCGAGCGACCACGCGGCCTTCGAGGCCCGCACCGGACACGCCATCCTGGAGCGCTACGGGATGACCGAGACCGGCATGAACACCACCAACCCGTACGAGGGCGGCCCGCGCAAGCCCGGCACCGTCGGCGAGCCGCTGCCCGGCACCGAGATCCGGGTCGTGGACGCCGAGAGCGGCGAGCCGCTGCCGGACGGCGAGGTCGGCAGCATCGAGGTGCGCGGACCCAACGTCTTCAGCGGGTACTGGCAGATGCCGGAGAAGACCGCCGCCGAGTTCCGCGCGGACGGCTTCTTCATCACCGGCGACCTCGGCCGCGTCGACGAGGACGGCTACCTCTGCATCGTCGGCCGGGGCAAGGACCTCGTCATCTCCGGCGGCTACAACATCTACCCCAAGGAGATCGAGGAACTGCTCGACGCCCACCCGGCCGTCCTGGAGTCCGCCGTGATCGGCGTCCCGCACCCGGACTTCGGCGAGACCGTCGTCGCCGTCGTCGTCCCGGCCGGCGGCCAGGAGCCCACGGAGGCGGAGCTGCTCCGGTCCGTCGCGGGCGACCTCGCCCGGTTCAAGCACCCGCGGGCCGTACGGATCGTCGACGCCCTGCCCCGCAACGTGATGGGCAAGGTGCAGAAGGCCGAGCTGCGCAAGCGGTACCAGGACCTGTTCGCGGGCCCGGACACCCTCGGGACCGACCGGCCCTAG
- a CDS encoding universal stress protein, producing the protein MEAPLVVGVDGSEGSLRALDWAVDEAVRHGRPLQMVHASLWERYEGTAPAGTRERPWGQVLAENILGGAVERARNRSRAVTVTTYVAGEDAAGALLRAGRSAVAVIVGSRGRSEMGDLLLGSVGLVVAARSSCPVVVVRGDRDALEARHGRILLGVGEHDTDSPAVRFAFREAAVRKAELDAVHTWRKPAHEPVDHPLLTRGEAPFFEHRAAETLDLAIAAATRKHPEVPVRRALVEGAPHRVLTDRSAAADLLVLGAGHRHHWAGLQLGRAAHRALHHAACPVAIVPQHPPEEAARETEGPTPG; encoded by the coding sequence ATGGAAGCTCCTCTGGTGGTGGGTGTCGACGGCTCCGAAGGGAGCCTGAGAGCGCTGGACTGGGCCGTCGACGAGGCGGTGCGGCACGGGCGTCCGCTGCAGATGGTGCACGCCTCGCTGTGGGAACGGTACGAGGGCACCGCGCCGGCCGGGACGCGCGAGCGCCCCTGGGGCCAGGTCCTCGCCGAGAACATCCTCGGCGGAGCCGTCGAGCGGGCGCGGAACCGGTCCCGGGCGGTCACCGTCACCACGTACGTCGCCGGTGAGGACGCCGCGGGGGCGCTGCTGCGCGCCGGGCGATCCGCCGTCGCCGTGATCGTGGGGTCGCGCGGGCGCAGCGAGATGGGCGACCTGCTGCTCGGGTCGGTCGGCCTCGTCGTCGCCGCCCGCTCCTCGTGCCCGGTCGTCGTCGTCCGCGGCGACCGCGACGCCCTGGAGGCGCGGCACGGCCGGATCCTGCTCGGCGTCGGCGAGCACGACACGGACTCGCCGGCCGTCCGCTTCGCCTTCCGCGAGGCGGCGGTCCGTAAGGCGGAGCTCGACGCGGTCCACACCTGGCGCAAGCCCGCCCACGAACCCGTCGACCACCCCCTCCTGACCCGGGGCGAGGCCCCCTTCTTCGAGCACCGCGCCGCCGAGACCCTGGACCTGGCGATCGCGGCGGCGACGCGGAAGCACCCCGAGGTGCCCGTACGCCGCGCCCTCGTGGAAGGCGCCCCGCACCGCGTACTGACCGACCGCTCGGCCGCCGCCGACCTCCTCGTCCTCGGCGCCGGCCACCGCCACCACTGGGCCGGCCTCCAGCTCGGCCGAGCCGCCCACCGCGCCCTGCACCACGCCGCGTGCCCGGTCGCGATCGTCCCGCAGCACCCTCCGGAGGAGGCGGCGCGGGAGACCGAGGGGCCCACGCCGGGCTGA